In Oncorhynchus nerka isolate Pitt River linkage group LG21, Oner_Uvic_2.0, whole genome shotgun sequence, the following are encoded in one genomic region:
- the LOC115104217 gene encoding hemoglobin subunit alpha-4-like: protein MSLSAKDKANVKAIWGKILPKSNEIGDQALSRMLVVYPQTKAYFSHWASVAPGSAPVKKHGITIMNQIDDCVGNLDDLFGFLTKLSELHATKLRVDPTNFKILAHNLIVVVAAYFPAEFTPEIHLSVDKFLQQLALALAEKYR from the exons ATGAGTCTCTCAGCCAAGGACAAAGCTAACGTGAAGGCCATCTGGGGCAAGATCCTCCCTAAATCCAATGAGATTGGAGACCAGGCTCTTTCCAG GATGCTCGTCGTCTACCCCCAGACCAAGGCATACTTCTCCCACTGGGCTTCCGTGGCCCCCGGTTCCGCTCCAGTGAAGAAGCACGGCATCACCATCATGAATCAGATCGATGACTGTGTTGGCAACTTGGACGACCTTTTTGGTTTCTTGACCAAGCTCAGTGAACTGCACGCCACCAAGCTGAGGGTGGACCCCACCAACTTCAAG ATCCTGGCTCACAACCTGATTGTGGTCGTTGCCGCCTACTTCCCCGCCGAATTCACCCCCGAGATCCATTTGTCCGTGGACAAGTTCCTGCAGCAACTGGCTCTGGCCCTGGCGGAGAAGTACCGCTAA